One genomic segment of Natrialbaceae archaeon AArc-T1-2 includes these proteins:
- a CDS encoding 2Fe-2S iron-sulfur cluster-binding protein — protein MTEYIVEFVGTGETITCSDKETILSRCLEEGITQEYSCRVGMCLACSAEIIEGEVTQPAARGLTEAEAERFALTCMARPQSDLKLERGVYPPSIEDGVDAEATSDPTPADD, from the coding sequence ATGACGGAGTACATCGTCGAGTTCGTCGGCACCGGTGAGACGATCACGTGCTCGGATAAAGAAACAATTCTTAGCCGCTGTCTCGAGGAAGGAATCACTCAGGAATACTCCTGTCGCGTCGGCATGTGTCTGGCCTGTTCGGCCGAGATTATCGAGGGTGAGGTCACCCAACCAGCCGCTCGCGGACTCACGGAAGCGGAGGCCGAACGCTTCGCGTTGACCTGTATGGCCCGCCCGCAATCGGATCTAAAACTCGAACGCGGCGTGTATCCGCCGAGCATCGAAGACGGCGTCGATGCCGAGGCGACGAGCGACCCGACGCCAGCGGACGACTGA
- the ftsZ gene encoding cell division protein FtsZ translates to MDSIVEDAIDEAESGEGSEIPGEADAETEHASGTMTDDELADVLDDLQTDITVVGCGGAGGNTVNRMQEEGIHGAKLVAANTDVQHLVEIEADTKILMGEEKTGGRGAGSLPQVGEEAALESQGDIYNAVEGSDMVFVTAGLGGGTGTGSAPVVAKAAREAGALTISIVTTPFTAEGEVRRTNAEAGLERLRDVSDTVIVVPNDRLLDSVGKLPVRQAFKVSDEVLMRSVKGITELITKPGLVNLDFADVRTVMERGGVAMIGLGESDSEAKAEDSVKTALRSPLLDVDISSASSALVNVTGGSDMAIEEAEGVVEEIYDRIDPDARIIWGTSIDEALEGQMRTMIVVTGVESPQIYGRPDDEQASPPADDIDFVD, encoded by the coding sequence ATGGACTCGATTGTCGAAGACGCCATCGACGAGGCCGAAAGCGGGGAGGGATCCGAGATCCCCGGGGAGGCCGACGCCGAGACGGAACACGCGTCGGGCACGATGACCGACGACGAACTGGCCGACGTACTCGACGACCTCCAGACGGACATCACGGTCGTCGGCTGTGGCGGTGCAGGCGGCAACACCGTCAACCGGATGCAAGAGGAGGGCATCCACGGCGCGAAACTCGTCGCCGCGAACACCGACGTCCAACACCTCGTCGAGATCGAAGCGGATACGAAGATCCTGATGGGCGAGGAGAAAACCGGCGGCCGTGGTGCCGGTTCGCTTCCACAGGTCGGTGAAGAGGCTGCCCTCGAGAGCCAGGGAGACATCTACAACGCCGTCGAGGGCTCGGACATGGTCTTCGTCACCGCCGGCCTCGGCGGCGGGACGGGGACCGGTTCGGCACCCGTCGTCGCGAAAGCCGCCCGCGAGGCCGGCGCATTGACGATCTCGATCGTCACGACGCCGTTTACCGCGGAAGGCGAGGTTCGTCGAACCAACGCCGAGGCGGGCCTGGAACGGCTGCGTGACGTCTCCGATACGGTGATCGTCGTCCCGAACGATCGGCTGCTCGACTCGGTCGGCAAACTCCCCGTCAGACAGGCGTTCAAAGTCAGCGACGAGGTGCTCATGCGAAGCGTCAAGGGCATCACCGAACTCATCACGAAACCCGGTCTCGTCAACTTAGACTTCGCTGACGTTCGAACCGTCATGGAGCGTGGCGGCGTCGCCATGATCGGCCTCGGCGAGTCCGACTCCGAAGCGAAAGCCGAAGACTCGGTCAAGACCGCGCTTCGCTCGCCGCTTCTCGACGTCGACATCTCCAGTGCGAGTTCCGCGCTGGTCAACGTCACCGGCGGCTCGGACATGGCCATCGAAGAAGCCGAAGGCGTCGTCGAAGAGATCTACGACCGGATCGACCCCGACGCACGAATCATCTGGGGTACCTCGATCGACGAGGCACTCGAGGGACAGATGCGAACCATGATCGTCGTCACGGGCGTCGAGTCGCCACAGATCTACGGCCGTCCCGACGACGAGCAGGCCAGTCCTCCGGCCGACGACATCGACTTCGTCGACTGA
- a CDS encoding D-aminoacyl-tRNA deacylase yields the protein MIAIVESRADSASEHICTLLRELVDWERRRDDTRPASDGGGTWYRTEGAELRSFDEIHLELERPAEAFDCEPELLVFASRHSGETGPLLTGHFTGNFGPAEYGGEDGTLARTCPNALARLLEAFDEYAPAGYDVGMECTHHGPTDVGVPSLFAELGSDQTQWDDPAGAEAVARAILDLRGVSPHREPFADSTAPTCRDDESIPRRQVVGFGGGHYVPRFERIVRETSWAVGHVAAEWALEAMGDPDESRDILEAAFERSRTDLAVVEGGRPVLEDVLEELGYRVVGETWLREVGDRSRSLVETVEGELGTVSDGVRFGRERTTPAAVVSLPDELVDAAEGIDPDRAWSAVADRTVAFETENGGSRVGGRAAVADADAREEVVEALADVLEDGYDAVSITDEAVVVRETAFDPALAREAGVPEGPKFGRLADGESVIVDGGEIDPEAVHVERTIRFPI from the coding sequence GTGATCGCAATCGTCGAAAGCCGCGCCGATAGCGCCTCAGAACACATCTGTACGCTCTTGCGCGAGCTCGTCGACTGGGAGCGACGCCGGGACGATACCCGCCCCGCCAGCGACGGTGGCGGCACCTGGTACCGAACCGAGGGTGCCGAACTCCGGTCGTTCGACGAGATTCACCTCGAGCTCGAACGACCAGCGGAAGCTTTCGACTGTGAGCCGGAGCTGCTCGTGTTCGCCTCCAGACACTCGGGCGAAACCGGCCCGTTGCTGACGGGCCATTTCACGGGCAACTTCGGCCCGGCCGAGTACGGCGGCGAAGACGGCACACTGGCGCGGACCTGTCCGAACGCGCTCGCAAGGCTACTCGAGGCCTTCGACGAGTACGCACCGGCAGGGTACGACGTCGGCATGGAGTGTACCCACCACGGCCCGACGGACGTCGGCGTTCCCTCGCTGTTCGCGGAGCTAGGGAGTGACCAGACCCAGTGGGACGACCCCGCCGGTGCCGAGGCCGTCGCCCGTGCCATTCTCGACCTGCGAGGCGTGTCCCCCCACCGCGAGCCGTTCGCAGACAGCACAGCTCCGACCTGTCGGGACGACGAATCAATCCCGCGACGACAGGTCGTCGGCTTCGGTGGCGGACACTACGTCCCGCGGTTCGAGCGTATCGTCCGCGAGACGTCGTGGGCCGTCGGCCACGTCGCCGCAGAGTGGGCCCTCGAAGCGATGGGCGATCCCGACGAGAGCCGCGACATCCTCGAGGCGGCGTTCGAGCGGAGCCGGACGGATCTCGCCGTCGTCGAGGGCGGCCGACCGGTCCTCGAGGACGTCCTCGAGGAGCTGGGGTATCGCGTCGTCGGCGAGACGTGGCTCCGGGAGGTCGGCGACCGGTCGCGATCGCTCGTCGAGACGGTCGAGGGTGAACTCGGAACCGTCTCGGATGGCGTCCGGTTCGGACGTGAGCGGACGACACCCGCTGCCGTCGTCTCGCTCCCGGACGAGCTGGTCGACGCGGCCGAGGGGATCGATCCCGACCGGGCGTGGAGTGCCGTCGCCGACCGGACCGTCGCGTTCGAGACCGAAAACGGCGGGAGCCGCGTCGGGGGGCGGGCCGCCGTAGCCGATGCCGATGCGCGCGAGGAGGTCGTCGAAGCGCTGGCGGACGTGCTCGAGGACGGCTACGACGCGGTTTCGATAACGGACGAGGCCGTCGTCGTCCGGGAGACAGCGTTCGACCCGGCGCTCGCGCGCGAGGCGGGCGTTCCAGAAGGGCCGAAGTTCGGCCGGCTGGCAGACGGCGAGTCGGTAATCGTCGACGGCGGCGAAATCGATCCGGAGGCAGTCCACGTCGAGCGAACGATACGGTTCCCGATATAA
- a CDS encoding HTH domain-containing protein — protein sequence MTDTSAPTRRVELRVRNRPSACVIDAVETTISRLEHLAEIDAIATLEVETWNTTTLDTIDACESENATAPVERFRAWARRRGCTLEPAFRRRTVDSLIVSETSTELVVPIVTVAVYEGDDLACVAPCVSGDDVYTVDDCLRALEDGSTELLPSSFGQGESSEDLDRPDREWASA from the coding sequence ATGACGGACACGTCAGCCCCCACCCGACGAGTCGAGCTTCGCGTTCGGAATCGACCGTCGGCCTGCGTTATCGACGCCGTAGAGACGACTATCTCGCGGCTGGAGCATCTCGCAGAAATCGACGCGATCGCGACCCTCGAGGTCGAAACCTGGAATACGACGACTCTGGATACGATCGACGCGTGCGAGTCCGAGAACGCCACCGCCCCCGTCGAACGCTTTCGAGCGTGGGCGCGCAGACGCGGCTGCACGCTCGAGCCGGCGTTCAGACGTCGGACGGTCGACTCTCTGATCGTATCGGAGACGTCCACCGAACTCGTCGTCCCGATCGTGACCGTCGCCGTCTACGAGGGAGACGACCTCGCGTGTGTGGCACCCTGCGTGTCCGGTGACGACGTCTACACCGTCGACGACTGCCTGCGTGCACTCGAGGACGGGTCGACGGAGCTTCTTCCCTCGTCGTTCGGTCAGGGAGAGTCGTCCGAGGACCTGGACCGTCCCGACCGCGAGTGGGCCTCGGCCTGA
- a CDS encoding 2,5-diamino-6-(ribosylamino)-4(3H)-pyrimidinone 5'-phosphate reductase, with protein sequence MHVVVNAAMSADGKLSSKRREQLAISGSEDFDRVDRLRADSDAVVVGVGTVLADDPHLTLDDPARRTRRREVGEPDQPARVVVDSRARTPADAQVLDDAASTYLLVSEAARRKRRAELARDGLEFVTAGEDRVDLPQAFAALEREGLERLMVEGGGELIFSLFEAGLVDRCSVFVGPMIIGGSEAPTLADGEGFLEEFPELELAGLEQLDDGVVLHWDIEA encoded by the coding sequence ATGCACGTCGTCGTCAACGCCGCGATGAGCGCGGACGGCAAACTCTCCTCGAAGCGCCGCGAACAGCTCGCGATCAGCGGATCGGAGGACTTCGATCGCGTCGACCGACTGCGCGCCGACAGCGACGCCGTCGTCGTCGGCGTCGGCACCGTCCTCGCGGACGATCCACACCTCACACTCGACGATCCCGCCCGTCGAACGCGGCGACGGGAGGTCGGCGAGCCCGACCAGCCGGCTCGCGTCGTCGTCGACTCGAGAGCCCGGACGCCGGCCGACGCCCAGGTTCTCGACGACGCCGCGAGCACCTATCTGCTCGTCAGTGAGGCCGCACGCAGGAAGCGCCGGGCCGAACTCGCCCGCGACGGCCTCGAGTTCGTCACCGCCGGCGAGGATCGCGTCGACCTCCCGCAGGCGTTCGCCGCCCTCGAGCGAGAGGGCCTCGAACGGCTCATGGTCGAAGGCGGCGGCGAACTCATCTTCTCGCTGTTCGAAGCCGGCCTCGTCGATCGGTGTTCGGTGTTCGTCGGGCCGATGATCATCGGTGGCAGCGAGGCACCCACCCTCGCCGACGGCGAGGGGTTCCTCGAGGAGTTTCCCGAACTCGAACTCGCTGGGCTCGAGCAACTCGACGACGGCGTCGTTCTCCACTGGGACATCGAAGCCTGA
- a CDS encoding MTH865 family protein, with amino-acid sequence MADEEELRTQLTEAFEGADYPVTNQMDLVPALPDGPGTTFESGDVSMTAMELGTRLSSHQEFPYEDVDSLVDDVIEGLKAEGEL; translated from the coding sequence ATGGCAGACGAAGAAGAACTGAGAACACAACTCACGGAGGCGTTCGAGGGGGCAGATTACCCCGTCACCAACCAGATGGACCTCGTACCGGCGCTGCCGGACGGACCAGGCACGACGTTCGAATCCGGCGACGTGAGTATGACTGCGATGGAACTCGGAACGCGACTCTCGAGTCACCAGGAGTTTCCCTACGAGGACGTCGACTCGCTGGTCGACGACGTGATCGAGGGGCTGAAAGCCGAAGGCGAGCTGTAA
- a CDS encoding polyprenyl synthetase family protein gives MRETLAEWRPAIDDAIADLLPREIDDEYLESFFGEPTYEYDPDGIQRVLADPIWDLLDRGGKRWRAVLFLVFVEAFGEEPDAYLPYACIPEILHNGTIIVDDVEDEASMRRGEPALHHEYGEDVALNAGNAMYFLPLKLLTHGPGELSPETRLEAYEMLTHELNRTHLGQGMDICWHNEREVRIDREQYLEMCACKTGCLGRIVARLAAIITDQPAEIEEHVATYAELTAVAFQIGDDILDVENSLGRAGEFGKAFGNDVREGKKTLLVIHAIEESPPAEAERLEAILGAETNTDEEIHEALSILEESGSIEYARERALELAAEAREHVREADLDPETTRRLEEFTEFVVEREV, from the coding sequence ATGCGGGAGACGCTTGCCGAGTGGCGGCCGGCGATAGACGACGCGATCGCCGATCTCCTCCCACGGGAGATCGACGACGAGTACCTCGAGTCGTTTTTCGGCGAGCCGACCTACGAATACGATCCGGACGGAATCCAGCGCGTACTCGCCGATCCGATCTGGGACTTGCTCGATCGCGGCGGTAAACGGTGGCGGGCCGTGCTCTTTCTCGTCTTCGTCGAGGCCTTCGGCGAAGAGCCCGACGCGTACCTGCCGTACGCCTGTATTCCCGAAATCTTGCACAACGGGACGATCATCGTCGACGACGTCGAAGACGAGGCGTCGATGCGCCGGGGCGAACCAGCGTTACACCACGAGTACGGCGAAGACGTCGCGCTCAACGCCGGCAACGCGATGTATTTCCTGCCGCTGAAACTGCTCACGCACGGTCCCGGCGAGTTGTCTCCCGAGACGCGACTCGAGGCCTACGAGATGCTGACACACGAACTCAACCGGACCCACCTCGGACAGGGGATGGACATCTGCTGGCACAACGAACGCGAGGTGCGGATCGACCGCGAACAGTACCTGGAGATGTGTGCCTGCAAGACCGGCTGTTTAGGTCGGATCGTCGCCCGACTCGCGGCGATCATCACCGACCAGCCAGCCGAGATCGAAGAACACGTCGCCACGTACGCCGAGTTGACCGCCGTCGCCTTCCAGATCGGTGACGACATCCTCGACGTGGAGAACTCACTCGGCCGCGCCGGCGAGTTCGGCAAGGCCTTCGGCAACGACGTCCGCGAAGGAAAGAAGACGCTGCTCGTCATCCACGCCATCGAGGAGAGTCCGCCTGCCGAGGCCGAACGCCTCGAGGCGATCCTCGGCGCCGAAACCAATACCGACGAAGAGATCCACGAGGCGCTCTCGATACTCGAGGAATCCGGCAGCATCGAGTACGCACGCGAACGGGCACTCGAACTCGCCGCCGAGGCGCGCGAGCACGTCCGGGAAGCCGACCTCGATCCCGAGACGACGAGACGACTCGAGGAGTTCACCGAGTTCGTCGTCGAACGCGAGGTCTGA
- a CDS encoding universal stress protein, whose product MADVETVLETGVRDAEEYRLLVAVSNPETVDQLLRTARDLATLRNGSIHVVSVVDKPYQSPFRLFDDETIRREYASEHSAIIDRAIEIGDDADVEVTGSVVVARRAVDGILETVTDVDADELLVGWHQSTRPTETVLGTTVDALVERAPCDLLVERIGETADGVDSVLVPVADSTHAELATRVGYAIAVANDARVLVLSVATDDADRSRAHENVRTVTEKLTNAAIASDISGTDERVDGGDVADADDPSHERVAEPTVAGVDGTVLTDEDVVGAIVDEAEHHDVVAMGATRGGALRRRLVGSIAQQVARRSDCTLLLARRWTKPSRLTQLLGRFRRS is encoded by the coding sequence ATGGCTGACGTCGAGACAGTCCTCGAGACCGGGGTTCGAGACGCCGAGGAGTACCGACTGCTCGTCGCGGTGAGCAACCCCGAGACCGTCGACCAGCTGTTGCGAACGGCACGAGATCTCGCGACGCTCAGGAACGGATCGATCCACGTCGTCAGCGTCGTCGACAAACCGTACCAGTCGCCGTTTCGGCTCTTCGACGACGAGACCATCCGCCGGGAGTACGCGAGCGAACACAGCGCGATCATCGATCGGGCGATCGAGATCGGCGACGACGCCGACGTCGAGGTCACGGGTTCGGTGGTCGTCGCCCGACGAGCCGTCGACGGGATTCTCGAGACCGTCACCGACGTCGACGCCGACGAACTGCTCGTCGGCTGGCACCAGTCGACGCGACCGACCGAGACGGTGCTGGGAACGACCGTCGACGCGCTCGTCGAACGGGCTCCGTGTGATCTGCTCGTCGAGCGCATCGGTGAGACGGCAGACGGCGTCGACAGCGTGCTGGTTCCGGTCGCAGACAGTACCCACGCCGAACTCGCTACACGGGTCGGATACGCGATCGCGGTCGCAAACGACGCTCGCGTGCTCGTGTTGTCGGTGGCGACGGACGACGCGGATCGGTCGCGGGCTCACGAAAACGTCCGGACGGTCACGGAGAAACTGACGAACGCGGCGATAGCGAGTGACATCTCCGGTACTGACGAGCGGGTAGACGGCGGCGACGTGGCAGACGCGGACGATCCGTCCCACGAACGCGTCGCGGAGCCGACGGTCGCTGGCGTCGATGGGACCGTACTCACCGACGAGGACGTGGTGGGGGCGATCGTCGACGAGGCCGAGCACCACGACGTCGTCGCCATGGGAGCGACACGGGGCGGTGCGCTTCGTCGCCGACTCGTCGGTTCGATCGCCCAGCAGGTCGCACGACGGAGCGATTGTACGTTACTTCTGGCCCGCCGGTGGACCAAGCCGTCGCGGCTGACCCAGCTGCTCGGACGATTCCGACGGTCGTGA
- the acs gene encoding acetate--CoA ligase: MGDETEESDVELEARLEERETFEPPAEFVEQANVTDESIYEQFEQEWPECWERAADFLEWEQAYDEVLVEDDAPTYQWFTGGKLNASYNCLDRHVEDGRGDAVAIEWEGELGEQRTYTYAELLAEVNEFAAALRELGVEEDDVVTMYMPMVPELPIAMLACARIGAPHSVVFAGFSADALATRMNSSDSEYLVTCDGYYRRGDALEHLSKANEGLTDVEHETSTVVVDRLGDDVEHDLGADQYDYDELVAAHEGETVEPVTRDAEDMLFLMYTSGTTGKPKGVKHTTAGYLAYTAWTSHAVLDLEPEDTYWCSADIGWITGHSYIVYGPLALGTTTVMYEGTPDYPDKDRFWEIVDDYDVDVFYTAPTAVRAFMKWGAEYPEKHDLSSLRLLGTVGEPINPRAWKWYYKHIGDEQCPIVDTWWQTETGGHIITTLPGVCDMKPGAAGPGLPGIDVRVVDAAGEEVDAGEAGYLSIDKPWPSMLRTLYRNDERFIEEYWTEYSDPEADEWVYFPEDGAKIDDDGYITVLGRVDDVINVSGHRLGTMEVESAIVGTQGVAEAAVVGGDHEIKGEAVYAYVILEDGYEGGDELEDEIVDNVVDAIGPIAKPEEVVFTPELPKTRSGKIMRRLLEDIASGNELGNTSTLRNPEVVEDIQQQVQGD, from the coding sequence ATGGGAGACGAAACCGAGGAGTCCGACGTCGAGCTCGAGGCGCGACTCGAAGAACGGGAGACGTTCGAGCCGCCGGCGGAGTTCGTCGAGCAGGCCAACGTCACCGACGAGTCGATCTACGAGCAGTTCGAACAGGAGTGGCCGGAGTGTTGGGAGCGTGCGGCCGACTTCCTCGAGTGGGAACAGGCGTACGACGAGGTACTCGTCGAGGACGACGCGCCCACCTACCAGTGGTTTACGGGGGGGAAGCTCAACGCCTCGTACAACTGTCTGGACCGTCACGTCGAAGACGGCCGCGGCGACGCCGTCGCCATCGAGTGGGAGGGCGAACTCGGCGAGCAGCGCACCTACACCTACGCGGAACTGCTCGCGGAGGTCAACGAGTTCGCCGCGGCACTGCGTGAACTGGGCGTCGAAGAGGACGACGTCGTCACGATGTACATGCCGATGGTTCCCGAGTTGCCGATCGCGATGCTCGCCTGTGCTCGCATCGGTGCACCCCACTCGGTGGTGTTCGCCGGCTTCTCCGCGGACGCACTCGCAACGCGGATGAACTCGTCCGACAGCGAGTACCTCGTCACCTGTGACGGCTACTACCGTCGCGGCGACGCCCTCGAGCACCTCTCGAAGGCCAACGAGGGACTCACAGACGTCGAGCACGAAACCTCGACGGTCGTCGTCGACCGCCTCGGCGACGACGTAGAGCACGACCTCGGGGCCGACCAGTACGACTACGACGAACTCGTCGCCGCCCACGAAGGCGAGACCGTCGAGCCCGTCACCCGCGACGCCGAGGACATGCTGTTCCTCATGTACACCTCGGGGACGACCGGCAAACCCAAGGGCGTGAAACACACCACCGCGGGCTATCTCGCCTATACGGCCTGGACGAGCCACGCGGTGCTCGATTTAGAGCCCGAGGACACCTACTGGTGTTCGGCCGACATCGGCTGGATCACCGGCCATTCGTACATCGTCTACGGGCCACTGGCGCTTGGAACGACGACGGTGATGTACGAGGGCACGCCGGATTATCCGGACAAGGATCGGTTCTGGGAGATCGTCGACGACTACGACGTCGACGTCTTCTACACCGCACCGACGGCGGTCCGCGCGTTCATGAAGTGGGGTGCGGAGTACCCCGAAAAGCACGACCTCTCCTCGCTGCGCCTGCTCGGCACCGTCGGCGAACCGATCAACCCCCGGGCCTGGAAGTGGTACTACAAACACATCGGCGACGAACAGTGTCCGATCGTCGACACCTGGTGGCAGACCGAAACCGGCGGCCACATCATCACGACGCTGCCCGGCGTCTGTGACATGAAACCCGGCGCCGCCGGTCCCGGCCTCCCCGGCATCGACGTCCGCGTCGTCGACGCCGCCGGCGAGGAGGTCGACGCCGGCGAGGCCGGCTACCTCTCCATCGACAAGCCCTGGCCCAGCATGCTCCGGACGCTGTATCGCAACGACGAACGCTTCATCGAGGAGTACTGGACCGAGTACTCAGATCCCGAGGCCGACGAGTGGGTCTACTTCCCCGAAGACGGCGCCAAAATCGACGACGACGGCTACATCACCGTGCTGGGCCGCGTCGACGACGTCATCAACGTCTCCGGCCACCGGCTCGGCACGATGGAAGTCGAGAGCGCGATCGTCGGCACCCAAGGCGTCGCCGAAGCCGCCGTCGTCGGCGGCGACCACGAGATCAAAGGCGAGGCGGTCTACGCCTACGTGATCCTCGAGGACGGCTACGAAGGCGGCGACGAGCTCGAAGACGAGATCGTCGACAACGTCGTCGACGCGATCGGACCGATCGCCAAACCCGAAGAGGTCGTCTTCACACCCGAACTGCCGAAGACGCGCTCGGGCAAGATCATGCGCCGACTGCTCGAGGACATCGCAAGCGGCAACGAGTTAGGTAACACCTCGACGCTTCGCAACCCCGAGGTCGTCGAGGACATCCAACAGCAGGTCCAGGGCGACTGA